Proteins found in one Fulvitalea axinellae genomic segment:
- a CDS encoding helix-turn-helix domain-containing protein produces the protein MGYSQLTYREREFLMTLRQHGHSVRKIAEALRRSPSTVSRELERNSLRGEYNAATADRLSQARKRWGGHCRNGNYRPQYYWQINRLFQYRKLPRTHIAWRSDLNEYYRHRGEPDHFFMNVLYPRSRSLFRRKDKPWHFTQMNELAELLMERLAEEKTAILARRTKVISITKYPQRQEIPFRPRQKRAGFRQTRQKSCAYGLANTG, from the coding sequence ATGGGCTACAGCCAGCTGACATATCGCGAAAGGGAATTCCTGATGACTCTCCGGCAACACGGGCACTCGGTGCGCAAAATTGCGGAGGCTTTACGCCGGTCGCCTTCCACCGTAAGCCGGGAGTTGGAACGCAATAGTCTGCGTGGCGAGTACAACGCCGCTACGGCCGACCGCCTAAGCCAAGCCCGGAAGAGGTGGGGAGGGCACTGCCGTAACGGAAATTACCGCCCACAGTACTATTGGCAGATAAATAGGCTGTTTCAGTACAGGAAGTTGCCCCGTACGCATATCGCTTGGCGTTCCGATTTGAACGAGTATTACCGCCACCGTGGCGAGCCCGACCATTTTTTTATGAACGTACTTTATCCGCGTAGCAGGTCGCTGTTTAGGCGCAAGGACAAACCTTGGCATTTTACCCAGATGAACGAACTGGCCGAACTGCTGATGGAGCGCTTGGCCGAAGAGAAAACGGCTATTTTGGCCAGGCGGACAAAGGTGATAAGCATTACCAAATACCCGCAACGGCAAGAGATTCCGTTTCGGCCGAGACAAAAAAGGGCCGGTTTTCGGCAAACAAGACAAAAAAGCTGCGCTTACGGTTTGGCTAATACGGGATAA
- a CDS encoding IS5 family transposase, with amino-acid sequence MIKTSSSQLSIEGFLDPEIGRLNPENRWVKLANSIPWAELGLVYESKMSTGKGSPCKPARLVIGALIVKHKLNVSDAEAIEQIKENPYLQYFVGLGSFTTEKAFDPSLFTTVRKRLGYGDFNRMSSLLQHEGIRIAEGDRDEGSKDGHSGDAEDDKRVVSCDATVAPQEIPYPTDLGLLATARVQSEKIIDLLWPVARDSGLSKKPRTYRDKAHREYVGATRKKRKGAEFWRVCARRQLNYLERNLRHIDSLIEANKGVIRLKSRFLKILMVLHEIARQQSLMLETGANRVDGRIVNVFQPHVRPIVRGKNGSDTEFGAKLSVSLHEGYSYLDKAQWDAYYEGDAEVIRGHIDSFGERNPEMKLGKFVGDKIYGNRNARQTMSGAGVEFVGSPLGRPPSSPEKIRERKENRALHQRHRSRAEGKFGEVKRGLGLDKIQARRADTSLSWIACIFFVANLKRFQSEIFFDLVFLSWKYGIWLQDGEKKQEKTVWQNILAG; translated from the coding sequence ATGATCAAGACAAGTTCCTCGCAATTGAGTATAGAAGGTTTTTTGGACCCGGAAATAGGGCGCCTTAACCCGGAAAACAGATGGGTGAAGTTGGCCAACTCCATCCCCTGGGCGGAATTGGGTTTGGTCTACGAATCGAAAATGTCGACGGGCAAGGGCAGTCCGTGCAAACCGGCCCGGCTGGTCATCGGCGCGCTGATCGTGAAGCATAAGCTGAACGTTTCGGACGCCGAGGCGATAGAACAAATCAAAGAAAATCCGTATCTCCAGTATTTCGTGGGACTCGGCTCGTTCACCACGGAAAAGGCCTTTGACCCTTCGCTGTTCACGACGGTCCGCAAGCGGCTCGGGTACGGGGATTTTAACAGGATGAGTTCGCTTTTGCAACACGAGGGGATCCGTATTGCGGAGGGCGATCGGGATGAAGGGTCCAAAGACGGGCATTCCGGGGACGCCGAAGATGACAAGCGGGTTGTCTCCTGCGACGCGACGGTGGCGCCGCAAGAGATTCCATACCCCACGGACCTTGGGCTGTTGGCTACGGCGAGGGTGCAGTCGGAGAAAATCATCGACCTCCTTTGGCCCGTCGCCAGGGATTCCGGTTTATCCAAAAAGCCCCGGACTTACCGGGATAAAGCCCATAGGGAATATGTCGGGGCGACGAGAAAAAAGAGGAAAGGAGCCGAATTCTGGCGCGTGTGCGCACGCCGACAGCTGAATTATCTGGAACGGAACCTACGGCATATCGACAGCCTCATAGAGGCCAACAAGGGCGTTATACGCCTAAAAAGCAGGTTTTTGAAGATTCTGATGGTGCTTCACGAAATCGCCAGGCAACAGTCGCTCATGCTGGAGACCGGTGCCAACAGGGTGGACGGCCGCATCGTGAACGTCTTCCAGCCCCATGTCCGGCCGATAGTCCGGGGCAAAAACGGAAGCGACACCGAGTTCGGCGCCAAATTGTCCGTAAGCCTTCACGAAGGCTATTCCTATCTGGACAAGGCGCAATGGGACGCTTACTACGAGGGTGACGCGGAAGTGATCCGCGGGCACATCGACAGTTTCGGGGAGAGAAACCCGGAAATGAAGCTCGGCAAATTCGTCGGGGACAAGATTTACGGAAACAGGAACGCCCGGCAGACCATGTCCGGCGCGGGTGTGGAATTCGTGGGCTCCCCGTTGGGAAGGCCTCCCTCAAGTCCCGAAAAAATCAGGGAACGCAAGGAAAACCGGGCGCTTCACCAACGGCACCGAAGCAGGGCGGAAGGAAAATTCGGGGAAGTGAAACGGGGACTCGGATTGGACAAAATACAGGCAAGGAGAGCGGACACTTCGCTTTCATGGATCGCCTGCATTTTCTTCGTGGCCAACTTGAAAAGATTTCAGA
- a CDS encoding MFS transporter, whose amino-acid sequence MENSYGMGLGAIPLDQAVSEKEKSPNPGWGLGATAGSLFLNQLSYYGVLGIFTIYLLKVHGWSRESLAIFYTAMVVSNSVSRFVAGIVSDLWLTHKGGTILGYLLSVIGFALLYSAIPGIALWLGLICVCLGGGLVNVNIRILIGRMYLKSDSKRHIGFSLNYIGSVLSFLLGNMAILVFGYEQEQMRANILTATILSGAGFLLFFLLKGKIREVELDSQLKLSTKGLGWIKSVALLALLYTIVTIIAGGQLSHASGLITHDEPDGATLYGMLTGFSMQTTIIATGVVIALVAVLNKPKIRPFLMAGFILCLVTAIPSSALNNDYPDPQTVNSLLFLSFALFAVADSLITPVAYSQLTRYLPVKWASTSLGLIELITGCSIYFGMQYFPKGIDSLVTIMIVFGLTGLALTVRKRFFTKLLCGLE is encoded by the coding sequence ATGGAAAACAGTTACGGAATGGGTTTAGGTGCCATACCGCTTGACCAAGCGGTATCCGAAAAAGAGAAAAGCCCCAATCCCGGGTGGGGATTGGGAGCTACTGCAGGATCATTATTCCTAAACCAGTTGAGCTATTACGGAGTATTGGGAATATTCACCATTTATTTGCTGAAGGTACACGGATGGTCAAGAGAGAGTCTTGCAATATTTTATACCGCAATGGTCGTGTCCAATAGTGTGTCCCGCTTTGTAGCGGGCATAGTAAGCGATTTATGGCTAACCCATAAAGGCGGAACCATACTGGGATATTTACTAAGCGTAATAGGTTTCGCTCTTCTTTATTCGGCTATCCCGGGCATCGCCTTATGGCTAGGGCTTATATGTGTTTGCCTCGGAGGCGGTTTGGTTAACGTAAATATCCGTATACTTATCGGCCGTATGTACCTGAAGTCGGACTCAAAGCGCCATATCGGTTTCTCTTTGAATTATATCGGCTCCGTTCTCTCGTTTTTACTCGGCAATATGGCCATCCTTGTTTTCGGCTACGAACAAGAGCAAATGCGCGCGAATATCCTTACCGCCACCATCTTATCCGGCGCAGGGTTTTTGCTGTTTTTTCTCCTGAAAGGCAAAATCCGGGAAGTGGAACTCGACAGTCAACTGAAGCTTTCCACAAAAGGTCTCGGATGGATAAAAAGTGTCGCTCTGCTAGCCCTTCTTTATACCATAGTGACAATAATCGCCGGAGGCCAACTTTCCCACGCGTCGGGCCTCATCACTCACGACGAACCTGACGGGGCGACACTTTACGGAATGCTGACCGGCTTCAGTATGCAGACGACGATAATCGCCACTGGAGTCGTTATCGCGCTTGTGGCTGTGCTGAACAAGCCCAAAATACGCCCCTTTTTAATGGCAGGCTTTATCCTGTGTCTAGTTACGGCTATACCGTCAAGTGCCCTAAACAACGATTATCCTGATCCGCAAACAGTCAACTCCCTCCTCTTTCTAAGCTTCGCCTTATTTGCCGTTGCGGACTCTTTAATCACTCCCGTGGCTTATTCCCAATTGACCCGTTACCTCCCCGTGAAATGGGCCTCCACTTCGCTTGGCCTTATAGAGTTGATAACAGGATGCTCGATTTACTTCGGCATGCAGTATTTCCCCAAAGGTATCGACTCCTTGGTTACAATAATGATTGTCTTCGGGCTAACCGGCTTAGCGCTAACCGTCCGAAAACGCTTTTTTACGAAGCTTCTTTGCGGGCTGGAATAA
- a CDS encoding MFS transporter, translating to MTQQHSAILSESLDGNELSLTPNPNRALGKTALWGSFFFERLMYYGIRSILILFLLNVKNITTEESQIGYGLLFSLVAVGYIIMGPLTDKYLKQKNAVLIGFALCLAGLLIAHLSTSNILFWGGLGLICLGSPAIDLNLYVLTGRLYSKADPKRHSAFYAMTLVSFLSSFIMGGFATYLYMARPANILLMLSVLPLTGLVFFFILRKDIKEIELKDEKNAKNSGTDSPASTKGWQKTVFFLALSAFVLVWASKGFNVSAVSLAFDLSNFSTAIPATMLFSSGTAFLSLTACIIMLAITAKLNAHRLPNFMSWSFAILAGAGLCWFVASEILTSAFPLVLLGLAMGTVAEVMLRPMLYSHITRISPTRWSSTAFGIAKGYMLLISNALTAVEYEGIVFGVALAVVIGVTWFFIARKPELFGRLFKGVE from the coding sequence ATGACTCAGCAACATTCCGCGATTTTATCGGAAAGCCTTGACGGCAATGAACTGTCCCTGACCCCGAACCCCAACAGGGCATTGGGCAAAACAGCCTTGTGGGGATCCTTTTTTTTCGAGAGGCTAATGTATTACGGTATCAGGTCCATCCTCATCCTTTTTCTACTGAATGTAAAAAATATAACCACAGAAGAGTCCCAGATCGGCTACGGGCTACTTTTTAGCCTGGTGGCAGTGGGATACATTATAATGGGGCCGCTAACGGATAAATACCTGAAACAAAAAAACGCCGTCCTTATCGGCTTCGCCCTGTGTCTGGCCGGGTTGCTAATCGCCCATCTTTCCACATCCAACATTTTGTTTTGGGGCGGTTTGGGACTAATCTGCTTAGGCTCCCCCGCCATAGACCTGAACCTTTACGTATTGACGGGCCGCTTGTATTCCAAAGCCGACCCCAAACGTCATTCCGCATTTTACGCCATGACACTGGTTTCGTTTCTGAGCAGTTTCATCATGGGAGGGTTTGCCACATATCTGTATATGGCGCGCCCCGCCAACATACTGTTGATGCTTTCCGTACTGCCATTAACCGGGCTTGTCTTCTTCTTTATCCTTAGAAAAGATATCAAAGAGATAGAGCTTAAAGACGAGAAAAACGCCAAAAATTCAGGTACCGACTCGCCCGCAAGCACAAAAGGATGGCAAAAGACCGTATTCTTTCTGGCCCTTTCGGCTTTCGTCTTGGTCTGGGCATCGAAAGGATTCAACGTAAGCGCAGTCTCCTTGGCTTTCGATCTCAGTAATTTCTCCACCGCCATTCCGGCCACAATGCTTTTCTCTAGCGGAACGGCTTTCCTGTCGCTCACAGCATGCATAATCATGCTCGCCATTACCGCCAAACTGAACGCCCACCGACTCCCGAATTTTATGTCATGGAGTTTCGCAATATTGGCAGGAGCTGGACTATGCTGGTTTGTCGCCAGCGAGATCCTGACCTCCGCATTCCCATTGGTCCTGCTCGGCTTGGCGATGGGGACTGTAGCCGAAGTGATGCTTAGGCCGATGCTCTACTCGCACATTACCCGCATAAGTCCCACACGTTGGTCATCAACCGCTTTCGGTATAGCGAAAGGCTACATGTTGCTTATCTCCAATGCCCTAACGGCCGTTGAATACGAGGGCATAGTCTTCGGAGTTGCACTAGCTGTGGTTATCGGCGTAACTTGGTTTTTTATAGCCAGAAAACCCGAGTTGTTCGGACGACTGTTTAAGGGTGTGGAATAA
- a CDS encoding YdeI/OmpD-associated family protein yields MRNTEEYCPSNKEEWRRWLELNHIKKDTIWLIFHRKGTPNYNLSWSDSVDEALCFGWIDSTKKTIDSERYKQYFRKRKAKSNWSKINKQKVENLIQQGLMTEEGFKSIKIAKENGSWTFLDEVEELKMPDDLIEELMKFDGAKDYFDSLSKSEKKHLLYWVISAKREETRRKRIIEIAENAGRQMKPKSFR; encoded by the coding sequence ATGAGAAACACCGAAGAATATTGCCCAAGCAACAAGGAAGAATGGAGAAGATGGCTAGAGCTGAATCATATTAAAAAGGATACTATTTGGTTGATTTTCCACAGGAAAGGGACTCCTAATTATAACCTCAGTTGGAGCGATTCGGTTGACGAGGCTTTATGCTTTGGTTGGATTGATTCCACAAAAAAAACAATTGACAGCGAAAGGTATAAACAATACTTCCGCAAGCGGAAGGCAAAAAGCAATTGGTCAAAGATCAATAAGCAAAAAGTCGAAAACCTGATCCAGCAAGGGCTGATGACGGAAGAGGGTTTTAAGAGCATTAAAATCGCAAAGGAAAATGGTTCTTGGACCTTTCTTGACGAAGTAGAAGAGCTTAAAATGCCTGACGATTTAATCGAGGAATTAATGAAATTTGACGGTGCGAAAGATTACTTTGATTCCTTGAGTAAATCCGAAAAGAAGCATTTACTGTATTGGGTGATTTCCGCAAAAAGGGAAGAAACCAGACGAAAAAGAATAATTGAAATCGCTGAAAATGCGGGGAGGCAGATGAAACCTAAATCATTTAGATAG